In Myxococcales bacterium, the following proteins share a genomic window:
- a CDS encoding alpha-galactosidase, whose amino-acid sequence MKTHYFLLLIAVWLFAFAACAPEESEEEEATPTPNVVLPTECPAELEFSDNAATFSLTSTDCDLALTDATLRYLVRNAAGASMLTAADYPHREVVETADGWEWRLTGGRVVPDVVVAISSNAAGDQFTFRPAFTYPAGASGEMQIDWVELPSARAPNTGVQLPATAGQAAWIQNGHDSWTFTGVESVLDLEGQPRQFNGTVEPCANDYDYLTTCNGMSWWMGALGGEDRSPGLLWGALAARHWKVYGAGWRNGPKWPIHLVVIQGTPGDPRRLAAGQTLELEPIWLMTAARPPYDLREYAVAAAAETPPRASLGPAPFGWATWYDYFSQIDQDIVLENCQRLKQMYPNESGMVCQIDDGYETLFGDWYSYTAGFPDGVAPVAAQIRELGLTAGLWMAPLLVDSRSSLIAAHPNWFLYDDDYRPVYFHDPFGTTYYLALDVTVPEAADHLAQIIADKVADGFSYLKLDFLVGGAYEGRHADGSTALEAYHRAMEIIADAAGDDVFLLASGQPWLPSLGHFNAARTSSDVAGSFPGIPLYTTMVNLSRYHAVRSVVDGLWFGCDPDNLLVRPPLIESQAQTVMAMTYLSGRSLLGDSLVELPADRAVLITADDAENLRQTSGRFWTVDLLAEKVLWPIVTPAFDLLLMANAAPRIWVRAPEEGTDERLVAVFAWTLTETVTQFIDRDLAADYSNGAKIEKVFGSADATLRRSDLGVWYAYAPNQSVGVFRVTKP is encoded by the coding sequence ATGAAAACCCATTACTTTTTGCTGCTCATCGCGGTCTGGTTGTTCGCCTTCGCGGCCTGCGCGCCGGAAGAGAGCGAAGAGGAAGAGGCCACGCCGACGCCGAACGTCGTTCTGCCGACGGAGTGTCCGGCCGAACTGGAGTTTTCCGATAATGCCGCAACGTTCTCGCTGACCAGCACCGATTGCGATCTGGCGCTGACCGACGCGACGCTGCGTTATCTGGTGCGCAACGCCGCCGGCGCGAGCATGCTCACAGCAGCCGATTATCCGCACCGGGAAGTCGTCGAAACGGCGGACGGCTGGGAATGGCGACTCACCGGCGGACGGGTCGTGCCCGACGTCGTCGTCGCGATCTCGTCAAACGCGGCCGGCGATCAATTCACCTTCCGCCCGGCCTTTACTTATCCCGCGGGCGCTTCCGGCGAAATGCAAATCGACTGGGTGGAACTGCCCAGCGCCCGCGCGCCGAATACCGGCGTGCAACTGCCGGCCACGGCCGGTCAGGCGGCCTGGATTCAAAACGGCCACGATTCCTGGACGTTCACCGGCGTCGAGTCGGTGCTGGATCTGGAAGGGCAGCCGCGGCAGTTCAATGGCACCGTGGAGCCGTGCGCCAACGATTACGATTACCTGACCACCTGCAACGGCATGTCGTGGTGGATGGGCGCGCTCGGCGGCGAGGACCGCTCGCCGGGCCTGCTCTGGGGCGCGCTGGCCGCCCGGCATTGGAAGGTTTACGGCGCCGGTTGGCGCAACGGCCCGAAGTGGCCGATTCACCTCGTGGTCATTCAGGGCACGCCCGGTGACCCGCGCCGCCTGGCGGCCGGTCAGACGCTGGAACTCGAGCCGATCTGGCTGATGACCGCCGCACGGCCGCCGTACGATCTGCGCGAATACGCCGTGGCCGCCGCCGCCGAGACGCCGCCCCGCGCGTCGCTGGGCCCGGCGCCGTTCGGCTGGGCCACCTGGTACGACTATTTCAGCCAGATCGACCAGGACATCGTGCTGGAAAATTGTCAGCGCCTGAAGCAGATGTATCCGAACGAATCCGGAATGGTCTGCCAGATCGACGACGGCTATGAAACGCTCTTCGGCGATTGGTATTCCTACACCGCCGGGTTCCCCGACGGCGTGGCGCCGGTGGCCGCGCAAATCCGCGAGCTGGGCCTGACCGCCGGCTTGTGGATGGCGCCGCTGCTGGTCGATTCGCGCAGCAGCCTGATCGCGGCGCACCCGAACTGGTTCCTCTACGACGACGATTATCGACCGGTCTATTTTCACGATCCGTTCGGCACGACCTATTACCTGGCGCTCGACGTGACCGTGCCCGAAGCGGCGGACCACCTGGCGCAGATCATTGCCGACAAGGTGGCGGACGGCTTCAGCTACCTGAAGCTCGATTTCCTGGTCGGCGGCGCCTACGAGGGCCGGCACGCCGACGGCTCCACGGCGCTGGAGGCCTATCACCGCGCGATGGAAATCATCGCGGATGCCGCCGGTGACGACGTGTTTTTGCTCGCCAGCGGCCAACCATGGCTGCCGTCGCTCGGCCACTTCAACGCGGCGCGGACCTCGTCGGACGTGGCCGGTTCGTTCCCCGGCATTCCGCTGTATACCACCATGGTGAATCTGTCCCGCTATCACGCGGTTCGCTCGGTCGTGGACGGCCTCTGGTTCGGCTGCGACCCCGACAATCTGCTGGTGCGGCCGCCGCTGATCGAATCGCAGGCGCAGACGGTGATGGCGATGACCTATCTCAGTGGGCGTTCGCTCCTGGGCGACTCGCTGGTGGAACTGCCGGCGGACCGGGCCGTGCTGATCACCGCCGACGACGCGGAAAATCTGCGACAGACTTCCGGCCGGTTCTGGACGGTGGATTTGCTGGCCGAAAAAGTGCTCTGGCCGATCGTCACGCCGGCGTTCGATTTGTTGCTGATGGCCAACGCCGCGCCGCGCATCTGGGTGCGCGCGCCGGAAGAGGGCACGGACGAGCGCCTCGTGGCGGTTTTCGCCTGGACCCTCACGGAAACCGTGACGCAGTTCATCGATCGCGATCTGGCGGCGGATTATTCAAACGGGGCGAAGATCGAAAAGGTATTCGGCAGCGCGGACGCCACACTGCGCCGCAGCGACCTGGGCGTTTGGTACGCCTATGCTCCCAATCAGAGCGTCGGGGTGTTCCGGGTTACGAAGCCGTAA
- a CDS encoding MBL fold metallo-hydrolase: protein MRLVSLASGSKGNAFLVQANGTSVLIDAGLSGRDLENRLQAVGVLPSQINLLLLTHEHADHIRSAAMLSRRHEFVVAGTRGTLHTPCGTVKPVASGTFRLEIMPAGATLTVGPFTMTSFSVSHDAADPVGYAIRANGTRLVFAFDLGIVTPEVQAQLADADALVLESNHCPVMLQNGPYPAWLKRRVAGARGHLSNQQAGETVRQAYHAGLRYLLLAHLSENNNTPRAAFDHMNATLAELNATTDLRVCRQHQTGNWIDLED from the coding sequence GTGCGACTCGTATCGCTCGCGAGCGGCAGCAAAGGCAACGCCTTTCTGGTCCAGGCCAACGGCACTTCCGTGCTGATCGACGCCGGCTTGTCCGGCCGCGACCTGGAAAACCGCCTGCAGGCGGTGGGCGTCCTGCCGTCGCAGATCAACCTCCTGCTGCTGACCCACGAACACGCCGACCACATCCGCTCGGCCGCCATGCTCTCGCGCCGCCACGAGTTCGTGGTGGCCGGAACGCGCGGCACGCTGCACACGCCCTGCGGCACGGTTAAACCGGTGGCCAGCGGCACCTTTCGGCTGGAAATCATGCCGGCCGGGGCCACGCTGACCGTCGGCCCGTTCACCATGACCTCTTTTTCCGTCAGCCACGACGCGGCCGATCCGGTCGGTTATGCGATCCGGGCCAACGGCACGCGGTTGGTCTTCGCCTTCGACCTGGGCATCGTGACGCCGGAAGTGCAGGCGCAGTTGGCCGACGCCGACGCGCTCGTGCTGGAAAGCAACCACTGCCCGGTGATGTTGCAAAACGGCCCCTACCCGGCGTGGCTCAAGCGGCGCGTCGCCGGGGCGCGCGGCCATCTGAGCAACCAGCAGGCCGGCGAAACCGTGCGGCAGGCGTATCACGCGGGTCTGCGCTACCTGTTGCTGGCCCATCTATCCGAAAACAACAACACGCCCCGCGCCGCCTTCGACCACATGAACGCCACGCTGGCCGAGTTGAACGCGACCACCGACCTGCGCGTCTGCCGCCAACATCAAACCGGCAACTGGATCGATCTGGAGGATTAG